A genome region from Bombus pyrosoma isolate SC7728 linkage group LG14, ASM1482585v1, whole genome shotgun sequence includes the following:
- the LOC122575152 gene encoding gamma-tubulin complex component 6 isoform X1 encodes MNVQEYVCANDKISDRYNDDVYGLVTQLSRHILQAYRSSHRNVQFTYDHDIKIIKHLRIKAFEILLKKSDRLIPSQDYEALQKIDPLLELQKHAFALKLKLNHSYNANMLEHLLENLEEFPCGELPVFSILQLLMQLKNCNINPEPLTNIFYFDKANPAFPEITYNNNKIPPFQIYPMECFISSDKFEATLERYPVKRIAPTNIMNEYNLLDNSIKSKAIVGVESIDISTACDFMSNHIFDKISSHMLLCPKQQYTINSELNLHILQNNMIGSKCENICSFPLEKGDTTKYLYLPFMQTNTDENESIIDTWKVLDQSVSNESNSTMNIWNHIWNQISVTNTLPTVDHQTWECFGETQSIKELMFITDTPIAAIHLEKVKQMNDLFIISEELMNSSLLLEQVSTKEFICDVKSMLLGIESNSFEYRCATGFILRRNISVYGISPESIKKICQEAINWGNCFKFLWNLITHKSQGNKLPQEGLIFKALCTNIKELLLYYQAALIRIFTHEKESEGVLKIFQKVRSVAKLITKVAKVCEPYKENQYMSREGSSILTRIYNEAIKVTDTKIALVFYSLLKSCCEVYFRFLQKWIFEGICDDIYGEFMIKTRPQYLRNRSHKFWTKSFSICNDEVPGFLNDLAESILQCGKTVRLLRTCDSKNPVCRVCVTEQPEIKVCLSIMSLHEQSSRYREYEKKGQAALGSILSLSTAILNQKQLKKEMSKIIILSERDTLLKLHVVTKLLEDKEEPGDTVTTVTRVKQNVLISPQEQVLTNNLQSNKAEEIELSNKIQLEIEHDKEESRMKETSKSLERTIVWNYYEGLANDINKRCIRSQWRKKRMKLYNERVDTLSRANQESRNEFLKKTEGHNCAITSDFFLIETPNSLEDENKNYTNTSYQTSNVMSIPSTQINQDSRQSSSLENYAHKRIISNNNEKHEFHNFEHLEKLNTNPTSKVSSNKNTTNKQMNEILECLSVHRTQSSVTERPTLLNVMKIDNITESQIDGVCMRPLDYNMTPNNNELDIRQIEFTSVTHETNETTRCSQIIAIANKENDLETPMSCTTDNFITSSVQSPISTYNLEDSSPSEISSTVISSSSTQLITKSSLAMKGDSTFSDLFELARDEKSNNASPVIAPLSITDVEIIDHISLQAYLEKSIRIPLNVQSRLVNNAIIKYFLEENNLLSHLHSLRSYFFLLNGEFAKSLTDSLYSRLYEISIPIELFNSATLTNLLERALVNSFNNVYINSELLNLSATDTPAQLHISDPAALDCLTLNYKINWPLNIILDETVMQQYSKVFKFLITSGRVSWVLQEDFNIMKRERKAITSEQYHKLQLYRHSMTQFMNALHNYLTCSVLHASWAEFEKDLEHSLTVDQIYMAHVNYIKRILSRCMLNSRGEKVRVCLTNIFKVILKFHNRIRSQNWVMKSTGYVHPNFKKLEQMYQAFFELRAYMSHVAFKLATSGYQPHLMHFLNALNINPLYDLTAKSCRNTVSSGEP; translated from the exons ATGAACGTTCAAGAATACGTTTGTGCCAATGACAAAATCAGTGACCGTTATAACGACGATGTTTATGGTCTCGTAACTCAATTGAGCAGGCACATATTACAGGCATATCGATCCTCCCACCGAAATGTACAGTTTACTTATGATCatgatatcaaaataattaaacaccTTCGAATCAAagcttttgaaatattactgAAAAAAAGTGATCGTTTGATCCCTAGCCAAG ATTATGAAGCACTTCAAAAGATAGATCCACTTTTAGAACTACAAAAGCATGCTTTTgcattgaaattgaaattaaaccaTTCATACAATGCTAATATGTTAGAACATTTGTTGGAAAATCTTGAAGAATTCCCATGTGGTGAACTACCAGTATTTTCTATCTTGCAGCTActaatgcaattaaaaaattgtaacattaaTCCTGAGCCATTAACG aatatattttatttcgacaaaGCAAATCCTGCCTTTCCTGAAATCacatacaataataataaaataccgCCATTCCAAATATACCCAATGGAATGTTTCATATCATCGGATAAATTTGAAGCAACACTCGAAAGATATCCAGTTAAAAGAATTGCACCTACAAATATTATGAATGAATACAATCTTTTggataattcaataaaatccAAAGCCATAGTTGGGGTTGAATCTATTga TATATCCACTGCATGTGATTTTATGTCCAAtcatatatttgataaaatatcatCACATATGCTTTTATGCCCAAAACAACAGTATACAATAAATTCAGAgcttaatttacatattttacaaaataatatg ATTGGAAGCAAGTGCGAAAATATATGCAGCTTTCCTTTGGAAAAAGGAGAcacaacaaaatatttgtatctcCCTTTTATGCAGACAAATACAGATGAAAACGAAAGTATTATAGATACATGGAAAGTTTTAGATCAAAGTGTTAGCAATGAATCAAATAGTACTATGAACATTTGGAATCATATATGGAATCAAATCAGTGTTACTAATACTCTACCAACTGTAGATCATCAAACATGGGAATGCTTTGGAGAGACACAATCTATTAAAGAATTGATGTTTATAACAGATACTCCAATTGCAGCAATACATCTAGAAAAAGTTAAGCAAatgaatgatttatttataatctcgGAAGAA TTAATGAATTCTTCGCTTCTTTTGGAACAAGTATCAACCAAAGAATTTATATGTGACGTAAAATCAATGTTACTGGGAATAGAATCAAATTCCTTTGAGTACAGATGTGCT acAGGATTTATCTTACGAAGAAACATTAGTGTATATGGTATAAGTCCAGAATCAATAAAGAAGATTTGTCAAGAAGCTATTAATTGGggtaattgttttaaattcttGTGGAATCTAATTACGCACAAATCACAAGGTAACAAATTACCACAAGAAGGACTAATATTTAAG gcTCTATGtacaaatatcaaagaattatTACTTTACTATCAAGCAGCActaataagaatttttacaCATGAAAAAGAATCAGAGggagtattaaaaatatttcaaaaagtaCGTTCTGTGGCTAAATTAATCACTAAAGTTGCTAAAGTTTGTGAACCTTACAAAGAAAATCAGTACATGTCCCGAGAAGGAAGTAGTATTCTTACTAGAATTTATAATGAAGCAATTAAAGTGACAGATACCAAAATTGCTTTggtattttattcattattaaaatcttgCTGTGAAGTTTATTTTCG ATTTTTACAGAAATGGATATTTGAAGGTATATGCGACGATATATATGGagaatttatgataaaaacgCGTCCACAATATTTACGTAATAGAAGTCACAAATTTTGGACAAAAAGTTTTAGCATTTGCAATGATGAGGTGCCAGGTTTTTTGAATGATCTAGCTGAATCAATACTTCAATGTGGCAAAACAGTAAGACTTCTAAGAACTTGCGACTCCAAA AATCCAGTATGCCGTGTCTGTGTAACTGAGCAAccagaaataaaagtttgctTAAGCATAATGTCGTTACACGAGCAGTCATCAAGATATCGAGAATATGAAAAGAAAGGTCAAGCTGCACTTGGTTCAATACTTTCTCTTTCCACAGCTATCTTAAATCAGAAGcagttaaaaaaagaaatgtcaaaaataattatactttcaGAACGTGATACATTATTGAAACTTCATG ttgtaacaaaattattagaagaCAAGGAAGAACCAGGGGACACAGTAACAACAGTAACACGAgtaaaacaaaatgttttaataagtCCACAAGAACAAGTACTTACAAATAACTTACAATCAAATAAGGCCGAAGAAATTGAGTTATCAAACAAGATACAATTAGAAATCGAACatgataaagaagaaagtagaatGAAGGAAACATCAAAATCCTTAGAAcg GACAATTGTTTGGAATTATTATGAAGGTTTAgctaatgatattaataaacgatGCATTCGTTCACAATGGcggaagaaaagaatgaaattgtataatgAAAGAGTGGATACATTAAGTAGAGCAAACCAAGAATCAAGAAAcgagtttttaaaaaaaactgAAGGACATAATTGTGCAATAACttcagatttttttttaattgaaactcCAAACTCACttgaagatgaaaataagaattatacgAATACATCTTATCAAACATCAAATGTAATGTCAATACCGTCTACTCAAATTAATCAAGATTCAAGGCAGAGTTCTTCACTTGAAAATTACGCACATAAGAGAATAATAAGCAACAATAATGAGAAACacgaatttcataatttcgaaCATTTAGAAAAACTAAATACGAATCCGACCTCAAAAGTTtcgtcaaataaaaatacaacaaataaGCAAATGAATGAGATTTTAGAATGTCTATCAGTTCATCGCACACAATCATCAGTAACAGAAAGACCCACTCTTTTAAACGTTATgaaaatcgataatattaCAGAATCTCAAATTGACGGCGTATGCATGCGACCATTAGATTATAATATGACGCCAAATAACAATGAACTTGATATACGTCAAATCGAATTTACCTCTGTTACGCatgaaacaaatgaaactACTCGTTGCTCCCAAATTATAGCCATcgcaaataaagaaaatgacTTAGAAACACCGATGTCATGTACAAcggataattttattacttcatcAGTACAGAGTCCCATTTCAACATATAATTTAGAAGACTCATCTCCTTCGGAAATTTCATCTACAGTAATATCATCGAGTTCGACtcaattaattacgaaatcaTCTCTTGCCATGAAAGGAGATTcaacattttcagatttatttgaaTTGGCCCGTGATGAAAAAAGTAATAACGCATCGCCAGTAATAGCTCCTTTGAGTATTACCGATGTCGAGATAATTGATCATATTTCTCTTCAGGCCTATTTAGAAAAGTCGATTCGTATTCCTCTCAACGTACAGAGCCGTCTCGTTAACAATGCTAttatcaaatactttttgGAAGAAAACAACTTGCTCTCACATTTGCATAGTTTACGtagttatttctttttgctgAATGGAGAATTTGCAAAGAGCTTAACAGATTCCCTGTATTCTCGTTTATATGAAATCTCAATACCTATCGAACTATTTAATTCTGCTACTTTGACTAATCTTCTAGAACGAGCACTCGTTAATTCGTTTAAcaatgtttatattaattcgGAACTTCTCAATCTCTCAGCAACGGACACACCAGCTCAATTACac ATATCAGATCCAGCTGCATTGGATTGTCTTACTCTCAACTATAAGATAAATTGGCCACTTAATATTATACTTGATGAGACAGTCATGCAACAATACagtaaagtatttaaatttctaataacaaGCGGTCGAGTTTCATGGGTGTTGCAAGAGGactttaatattatgaaaagagaacgaaaagCAATTACATCAGAACAGTATCATAAG CTGCAGTTATATAGGCATTCAATGACACAATTTATGAATGCGTTGCATAATTATCTAACGTGTAGCGTGTTACACGCAAGTTGGGCTGAATTTGAGAAAGATCTGGAACATTCTTTAACTGTAGATCAAATTTATATGGCACATGTAAACTATATAAAACGCATATTATCAAG ATGTATGCTGAATAGTCGTGGGGAAAAAGTACGCGTATGTTTAACCAATATATTTAAAgtcattttgaaattccataACAGAATAAGATCTCAAAACTGGGTAATGAAATCTACAGGATACGTACATcctaattttaaaaaactgGAACAAATGTATCAAGCATTCTTTGAGTTACGAGCATATATGTCGCACGTTGCGTTTAAGTTAGCCACTAGCGGGTACCAACCGCATTTAATGCATTTCCTAAATGCTCTTAATATAAATCCACTGTATGATTTAACCGCTAAAAGTTGTCGTAACACTGTAAGCTCTGGAGAGCcttaa
- the LOC122575152 gene encoding gamma-tubulin complex component 6 isoform X2, with product MNVQEYVCANDKISDRYNDDVYGLVTQLSRHILQAYRSSHRNVQFTYDHDIKIIKHLRIKAFEILLKKSDRLIPSQDYEALQKIDPLLELQKHAFALKLKLNHSYNANMLEHLLENLEEFPCGELPVFSILQLLMQLKNCNINPEPLTNIFYFDKANPAFPEITYNNNKIPPFQIYPMECFISSDKFEATLERYPVKRIAPTNIMNEYNLLDNSIKSKAIVGVESIDISTACDFMSNHIFDKISSHMLLCPKQQYTINSELNLHILQNNMIGSKCENICSFPLEKGDTTKYLYLPFMQTNTDENESIIDTWKVLDQSVSNESNSTMNIWNHIWNQISVTNTLPTVDHQTWECFGETQSIKELMFITDTPIAAIHLEKVKQMNDLFIISEELMNSSLLLEQVSTKEFICDVKSMLLGIESNSFEYRCATGFILRRNISVYGISPESIKKICQEAINWGNCFKFLWNLITHKSQGNKLPQEGLIFKALCTNIKELLLYYQAALIRIFTHEKESEGVLKIFQKVRSVAKLITKVAKVCEPYKENQYMSREGSSILTRIYNEAIKVTDTKIALVFYSLLKSCCEVYFRFLQKWIFEGICDDIYGEFMIKTRPQYLRNRSHKFWTKSFSICNDEVPGFLNDLAESILQCGKTVRLLRTCDSKNPVCRVCVTEQPEIKVCLSIMSLHEQSSRYREYEKKGQAALGSILSLSTAILNQKQLKKEMSKIIILSERDTLLKLHEDKEEPGDTVTTVTRVKQNVLISPQEQVLTNNLQSNKAEEIELSNKIQLEIEHDKEESRMKETSKSLERTIVWNYYEGLANDINKRCIRSQWRKKRMKLYNERVDTLSRANQESRNEFLKKTEGHNCAITSDFFLIETPNSLEDENKNYTNTSYQTSNVMSIPSTQINQDSRQSSSLENYAHKRIISNNNEKHEFHNFEHLEKLNTNPTSKVSSNKNTTNKQMNEILECLSVHRTQSSVTERPTLLNVMKIDNITESQIDGVCMRPLDYNMTPNNNELDIRQIEFTSVTHETNETTRCSQIIAIANKENDLETPMSCTTDNFITSSVQSPISTYNLEDSSPSEISSTVISSSSTQLITKSSLAMKGDSTFSDLFELARDEKSNNASPVIAPLSITDVEIIDHISLQAYLEKSIRIPLNVQSRLVNNAIIKYFLEENNLLSHLHSLRSYFFLLNGEFAKSLTDSLYSRLYEISIPIELFNSATLTNLLERALVNSFNNVYINSELLNLSATDTPAQLHISDPAALDCLTLNYKINWPLNIILDETVMQQYSKVFKFLITSGRVSWVLQEDFNIMKRERKAITSEQYHKLQLYRHSMTQFMNALHNYLTCSVLHASWAEFEKDLEHSLTVDQIYMAHVNYIKRILSRCMLNSRGEKVRVCLTNIFKVILKFHNRIRSQNWVMKSTGYVHPNFKKLEQMYQAFFELRAYMSHVAFKLATSGYQPHLMHFLNALNINPLYDLTAKSCRNTVSSGEP from the exons ATGAACGTTCAAGAATACGTTTGTGCCAATGACAAAATCAGTGACCGTTATAACGACGATGTTTATGGTCTCGTAACTCAATTGAGCAGGCACATATTACAGGCATATCGATCCTCCCACCGAAATGTACAGTTTACTTATGATCatgatatcaaaataattaaacaccTTCGAATCAAagcttttgaaatattactgAAAAAAAGTGATCGTTTGATCCCTAGCCAAG ATTATGAAGCACTTCAAAAGATAGATCCACTTTTAGAACTACAAAAGCATGCTTTTgcattgaaattgaaattaaaccaTTCATACAATGCTAATATGTTAGAACATTTGTTGGAAAATCTTGAAGAATTCCCATGTGGTGAACTACCAGTATTTTCTATCTTGCAGCTActaatgcaattaaaaaattgtaacattaaTCCTGAGCCATTAACG aatatattttatttcgacaaaGCAAATCCTGCCTTTCCTGAAATCacatacaataataataaaataccgCCATTCCAAATATACCCAATGGAATGTTTCATATCATCGGATAAATTTGAAGCAACACTCGAAAGATATCCAGTTAAAAGAATTGCACCTACAAATATTATGAATGAATACAATCTTTTggataattcaataaaatccAAAGCCATAGTTGGGGTTGAATCTATTga TATATCCACTGCATGTGATTTTATGTCCAAtcatatatttgataaaatatcatCACATATGCTTTTATGCCCAAAACAACAGTATACAATAAATTCAGAgcttaatttacatattttacaaaataatatg ATTGGAAGCAAGTGCGAAAATATATGCAGCTTTCCTTTGGAAAAAGGAGAcacaacaaaatatttgtatctcCCTTTTATGCAGACAAATACAGATGAAAACGAAAGTATTATAGATACATGGAAAGTTTTAGATCAAAGTGTTAGCAATGAATCAAATAGTACTATGAACATTTGGAATCATATATGGAATCAAATCAGTGTTACTAATACTCTACCAACTGTAGATCATCAAACATGGGAATGCTTTGGAGAGACACAATCTATTAAAGAATTGATGTTTATAACAGATACTCCAATTGCAGCAATACATCTAGAAAAAGTTAAGCAAatgaatgatttatttataatctcgGAAGAA TTAATGAATTCTTCGCTTCTTTTGGAACAAGTATCAACCAAAGAATTTATATGTGACGTAAAATCAATGTTACTGGGAATAGAATCAAATTCCTTTGAGTACAGATGTGCT acAGGATTTATCTTACGAAGAAACATTAGTGTATATGGTATAAGTCCAGAATCAATAAAGAAGATTTGTCAAGAAGCTATTAATTGGggtaattgttttaaattcttGTGGAATCTAATTACGCACAAATCACAAGGTAACAAATTACCACAAGAAGGACTAATATTTAAG gcTCTATGtacaaatatcaaagaattatTACTTTACTATCAAGCAGCActaataagaatttttacaCATGAAAAAGAATCAGAGggagtattaaaaatatttcaaaaagtaCGTTCTGTGGCTAAATTAATCACTAAAGTTGCTAAAGTTTGTGAACCTTACAAAGAAAATCAGTACATGTCCCGAGAAGGAAGTAGTATTCTTACTAGAATTTATAATGAAGCAATTAAAGTGACAGATACCAAAATTGCTTTggtattttattcattattaaaatcttgCTGTGAAGTTTATTTTCG ATTTTTACAGAAATGGATATTTGAAGGTATATGCGACGATATATATGGagaatttatgataaaaacgCGTCCACAATATTTACGTAATAGAAGTCACAAATTTTGGACAAAAAGTTTTAGCATTTGCAATGATGAGGTGCCAGGTTTTTTGAATGATCTAGCTGAATCAATACTTCAATGTGGCAAAACAGTAAGACTTCTAAGAACTTGCGACTCCAAA AATCCAGTATGCCGTGTCTGTGTAACTGAGCAAccagaaataaaagtttgctTAAGCATAATGTCGTTACACGAGCAGTCATCAAGATATCGAGAATATGAAAAGAAAGGTCAAGCTGCACTTGGTTCAATACTTTCTCTTTCCACAGCTATCTTAAATCAGAAGcagttaaaaaaagaaatgtcaaaaataattatactttcaGAACGTGATACATTATTGAAACTTCATG aagaCAAGGAAGAACCAGGGGACACAGTAACAACAGTAACACGAgtaaaacaaaatgttttaataagtCCACAAGAACAAGTACTTACAAATAACTTACAATCAAATAAGGCCGAAGAAATTGAGTTATCAAACAAGATACAATTAGAAATCGAACatgataaagaagaaagtagaatGAAGGAAACATCAAAATCCTTAGAAcg GACAATTGTTTGGAATTATTATGAAGGTTTAgctaatgatattaataaacgatGCATTCGTTCACAATGGcggaagaaaagaatgaaattgtataatgAAAGAGTGGATACATTAAGTAGAGCAAACCAAGAATCAAGAAAcgagtttttaaaaaaaactgAAGGACATAATTGTGCAATAACttcagatttttttttaattgaaactcCAAACTCACttgaagatgaaaataagaattatacgAATACATCTTATCAAACATCAAATGTAATGTCAATACCGTCTACTCAAATTAATCAAGATTCAAGGCAGAGTTCTTCACTTGAAAATTACGCACATAAGAGAATAATAAGCAACAATAATGAGAAACacgaatttcataatttcgaaCATTTAGAAAAACTAAATACGAATCCGACCTCAAAAGTTtcgtcaaataaaaatacaacaaataaGCAAATGAATGAGATTTTAGAATGTCTATCAGTTCATCGCACACAATCATCAGTAACAGAAAGACCCACTCTTTTAAACGTTATgaaaatcgataatattaCAGAATCTCAAATTGACGGCGTATGCATGCGACCATTAGATTATAATATGACGCCAAATAACAATGAACTTGATATACGTCAAATCGAATTTACCTCTGTTACGCatgaaacaaatgaaactACTCGTTGCTCCCAAATTATAGCCATcgcaaataaagaaaatgacTTAGAAACACCGATGTCATGTACAAcggataattttattacttcatcAGTACAGAGTCCCATTTCAACATATAATTTAGAAGACTCATCTCCTTCGGAAATTTCATCTACAGTAATATCATCGAGTTCGACtcaattaattacgaaatcaTCTCTTGCCATGAAAGGAGATTcaacattttcagatttatttgaaTTGGCCCGTGATGAAAAAAGTAATAACGCATCGCCAGTAATAGCTCCTTTGAGTATTACCGATGTCGAGATAATTGATCATATTTCTCTTCAGGCCTATTTAGAAAAGTCGATTCGTATTCCTCTCAACGTACAGAGCCGTCTCGTTAACAATGCTAttatcaaatactttttgGAAGAAAACAACTTGCTCTCACATTTGCATAGTTTACGtagttatttctttttgctgAATGGAGAATTTGCAAAGAGCTTAACAGATTCCCTGTATTCTCGTTTATATGAAATCTCAATACCTATCGAACTATTTAATTCTGCTACTTTGACTAATCTTCTAGAACGAGCACTCGTTAATTCGTTTAAcaatgtttatattaattcgGAACTTCTCAATCTCTCAGCAACGGACACACCAGCTCAATTACac ATATCAGATCCAGCTGCATTGGATTGTCTTACTCTCAACTATAAGATAAATTGGCCACTTAATATTATACTTGATGAGACAGTCATGCAACAATACagtaaagtatttaaatttctaataacaaGCGGTCGAGTTTCATGGGTGTTGCAAGAGGactttaatattatgaaaagagaacgaaaagCAATTACATCAGAACAGTATCATAAG CTGCAGTTATATAGGCATTCAATGACACAATTTATGAATGCGTTGCATAATTATCTAACGTGTAGCGTGTTACACGCAAGTTGGGCTGAATTTGAGAAAGATCTGGAACATTCTTTAACTGTAGATCAAATTTATATGGCACATGTAAACTATATAAAACGCATATTATCAAG ATGTATGCTGAATAGTCGTGGGGAAAAAGTACGCGTATGTTTAACCAATATATTTAAAgtcattttgaaattccataACAGAATAAGATCTCAAAACTGGGTAATGAAATCTACAGGATACGTACATcctaattttaaaaaactgGAACAAATGTATCAAGCATTCTTTGAGTTACGAGCATATATGTCGCACGTTGCGTTTAAGTTAGCCACTAGCGGGTACCAACCGCATTTAATGCATTTCCTAAATGCTCTTAATATAAATCCACTGTATGATTTAACCGCTAAAAGTTGTCGTAACACTGTAAGCTCTGGAGAGCcttaa